One Stenotrophomonas oahuensis genomic region harbors:
- a CDS encoding AmpG family muropeptide MFS transporter — protein sequence MSEAVAAKRQRPWQRVLANLTDHKVMAMLLLGFSSGLPIYLVGNTLGFWMRKEGIDLSTIGFLSWVGLAYTLKFLWAPIVDRTDVPGFARLGRRRGWMLLSQIVVAAGLVGMALVQPKGGHIQFLGIAWEHIVVFGVMAVIVAFASATQDIVIDAWRIESAKDSEQLGLLTSSSALGYRSALLVTDALILLVASRVGWQISYELMAVLMMVGVAAVLVADEPARQTAAGQGQSAALWTPRGLFDAVVGPFVAFIKEHRSGAILILVAISAYRMADFIMGPMANPFYVDLGLDEDVVGAVRGSVGLVATFVGIALAGLIAVRWGVLVTLVVGAVLGPCSNLAFAWLAYVGPDTTHFAVAMAIDNVASGFAGTALIAYMSSLTSIGYTATQYALLSSFYAMPGKALKGLSGWAVQSLAQGRTLLEGYALFFIGTALIAIPVVLLCLGLIWQQRRQTAKA from the coding sequence ATGAGTGAAGCGGTGGCTGCCAAGCGCCAACGCCCGTGGCAGCGGGTGCTGGCCAACCTGACCGATCACAAGGTCATGGCCATGCTGCTGCTGGGCTTCAGCTCCGGCCTGCCGATCTACCTGGTCGGCAACACGCTTGGGTTCTGGATGCGCAAGGAAGGCATCGATCTCAGCACCATCGGCTTCCTGTCCTGGGTCGGCCTGGCCTATACCCTGAAGTTCCTGTGGGCTCCGATTGTCGACCGCACCGACGTGCCCGGATTCGCCCGCCTCGGCCGTCGCCGTGGCTGGATGCTGCTGTCGCAGATCGTGGTTGCCGCCGGCCTGGTCGGCATGGCGCTGGTGCAGCCCAAGGGCGGCCACATCCAGTTCCTCGGCATCGCCTGGGAGCACATCGTCGTGTTCGGGGTGATGGCGGTCATCGTCGCCTTCGCCTCGGCCACCCAGGACATCGTCATCGATGCGTGGCGTATCGAAAGCGCCAAGGACAGCGAACAGCTCGGCCTGCTGACGTCCTCTTCCGCGCTGGGCTACCGCAGTGCCCTGCTGGTCACCGACGCGCTGATCTTGCTGGTCGCCTCGCGCGTGGGCTGGCAGATCTCCTACGAACTCATGGCCGTGCTGATGATGGTCGGCGTGGCGGCCGTGCTGGTCGCCGACGAGCCCGCGCGGCAGACCGCGGCAGGGCAGGGCCAGAGCGCCGCGCTGTGGACCCCGCGCGGCTTGTTCGACGCGGTCGTTGGCCCGTTCGTGGCCTTCATCAAGGAGCATCGTAGCGGGGCCATCCTGATCCTGGTCGCCATCAGCGCCTACCGCATGGCCGACTTCATCATGGGCCCGATGGCCAATCCCTTCTACGTGGACCTGGGGCTGGACGAAGACGTGGTCGGCGCGGTGCGCGGCTCGGTCGGGCTGGTCGCCACCTTCGTTGGCATCGCCCTGGCCGGTCTGATCGCGGTGCGTTGGGGCGTGCTGGTCACCCTGGTGGTCGGTGCGGTGCTCGGGCCGTGTTCCAATCTGGCGTTCGCCTGGCTGGCCTATGTCGGCCCGGACACCACTCATTTTGCCGTGGCCATGGCGATCGACAACGTCGCCAGCGGGTTCGCCGGCACGGCGTTGATCGCCTACATGTCCAGCCTGACCAGCATCGGCTACACCGCCACCCAGTACGCGCTGCTCAGCTCGTTCTATGCCATGCCCGGCAAAGCCTTGAAGGGCTTGTCCGGCTGGGCCGTGCAGAGCCTGGCGCAGGGTCGCACCCTGCTGGAGGGCTATGCGCTGTTCTTCATCGGCACCGCGCTGATCGCCATTCCGGTGGTGCTGCTGTGCCTGGGCCTGATCTGGCAGCAACGGCGGCAGACAGCGAAGGCCTGA
- the pyrE gene encoding orotate phosphoribosyltransferase has protein sequence MSDHRYRFLQLALTADALRFGQFTLKSGRLSPYFFNAGRFDSGARMAQLAACYADAVEATGLKFDVVFGPAYKGIPLATATACEFAQRGRDLPLSFNRKEAKDHGEGGNLIGADMNGKRVLIVDDVITAGTAIREALTIIKGAGGTPAGIVVALDRQEIASETDRRSAAQSVAEEAGIPVVAVATLADLLDFASGNPELVGYRQPLEDYRSRYGSRPTR, from the coding sequence ATGAGCGACCATCGTTACCGTTTCCTGCAGCTGGCGCTGACCGCCGACGCGCTGCGTTTTGGCCAGTTCACCCTGAAGTCGGGCCGGCTGAGCCCCTATTTCTTCAACGCCGGGCGTTTCGACTCCGGTGCCCGCATGGCCCAGCTGGCGGCCTGCTATGCCGACGCCGTGGAAGCCACCGGGCTGAAGTTCGACGTGGTGTTCGGCCCGGCCTACAAGGGCATTCCGCTGGCCACCGCCACCGCCTGTGAATTCGCCCAACGCGGCCGCGACCTGCCGTTGTCGTTCAACCGCAAGGAAGCCAAGGACCACGGCGAAGGCGGCAACCTGATCGGCGCGGACATGAACGGCAAGCGCGTGCTGATCGTGGACGACGTGATCACCGCCGGTACCGCGATCCGCGAGGCCCTGACCATCATCAAGGGCGCGGGCGGCACGCCGGCCGGCATCGTGGTGGCGCTGGACCGTCAGGAGATCGCGTCGGAAACCGACCGCCGCTCGGCAGCCCAGTCGGTGGCCGAAGAAGCCGGCATTCCGGTGGTGGCAGTCGCCACGCTGGCCGACCTGCTTGATTTTGCCTCCGGAAATCCGGAACTTGTCGGGTACCGGCAGCCGCTGGAGGACTACAGGTCCCGTTACGGCAGCCGTCCTACGCGTTGA
- a CDS encoding M23 family metallopeptidase, with amino-acid sequence MLNSDQGRARKQRFKERLHVLHDTALHRKLKQHLPAAFNERWTRRHWMHASLFATIGALVATIVPGFSHTIDGPYSADHSTLALPLPPLSAERQNQTPGDSWQVLRVQRGQTLSDLFDEAGIPATVMHDVLDHPGVRDSLVKLRPGTEIAFDVPLSGDLRAIRYNRDGDNRVELTLKDGKISEQVTKRESSTRRVVTSGEITSSLYAAARKAGLSPSAIATMTDEIFKYDIDFSKDIQPGDRFSVVLDETWREGEKVDTSKILAATFTSDGKTYSGFRFDRNGKSEYFDVSGRPLKKSFIRMPIPFARLSSTFGARRHPVLGKMRMHKGVDYAARTGTPIMAAGDARVQFAGVQRGYGNVVILDHGKGHTTLYGHMSRFGKIKTGQRVAQGTVIGYVGSTGLATGPHLHYEFRVNGVHRNPLSVTMPPPEPLKGAELVAFRAQTAPALARIQGMEKLIYAEASPAPQAASAEKATASAAKPAKNGRG; translated from the coding sequence ATGCTCAACTCCGATCAAGGCCGCGCCCGCAAGCAGCGCTTCAAGGAACGTCTCCACGTTCTTCACGACACTGCCCTCCATCGGAAGCTCAAGCAGCACCTGCCGGCGGCCTTCAACGAGCGCTGGACCCGCCGTCACTGGATGCACGCCAGCCTGTTCGCCACCATCGGCGCGCTGGTGGCCACTATTGTGCCGGGCTTCTCGCACACCATCGACGGCCCGTACTCAGCCGACCACTCCACCCTGGCCCTGCCGCTGCCACCGCTGTCGGCCGAACGCCAGAACCAGACCCCGGGTGACAGCTGGCAGGTGCTGCGCGTGCAGCGCGGCCAGACCCTGAGCGACCTGTTCGACGAAGCCGGCATTCCGGCCACGGTGATGCACGATGTGCTGGACCACCCCGGCGTGCGCGATTCGCTGGTGAAGCTGCGCCCGGGCACCGAGATTGCCTTCGATGTACCGCTCTCCGGCGACCTGCGTGCGATCCGCTACAACCGCGACGGCGACAACCGCGTGGAGCTGACCCTCAAGGACGGCAAGATCAGCGAGCAGGTCACCAAGCGCGAGAGCTCCACCCGCCGGGTGGTGACCAGCGGCGAGATCACCAGTTCGCTGTACGCGGCGGCGCGCAAGGCCGGGCTGTCGCCTTCGGCCATTGCGACGATGACCGACGAGATCTTCAAGTACGACATCGACTTCTCCAAGGACATCCAGCCGGGCGACCGCTTCAGCGTGGTGCTGGATGAAACCTGGCGCGAAGGCGAGAAGGTGGACACCAGCAAGATCCTGGCGGCCACGTTCACCTCGGACGGCAAGACCTACAGCGGCTTCCGCTTCGACCGCAACGGCAAGTCGGAGTACTTCGACGTCAGCGGCCGACCGCTGAAGAAGAGCTTCATCCGCATGCCGATTCCCTTCGCGCGGCTGAGTTCCACCTTCGGCGCGCGTCGCCACCCGGTGCTGGGCAAGATGCGCATGCACAAGGGCGTGGACTACGCCGCGCGCACCGGCACCCCGATCATGGCCGCCGGCGATGCCCGGGTGCAGTTTGCCGGCGTGCAGCGCGGCTACGGCAACGTGGTGATCCTGGACCACGGCAAGGGACACACCACCCTGTACGGTCACATGTCGCGCTTCGGCAAGATCAAGACCGGCCAGCGTGTGGCCCAGGGCACGGTAATCGGCTACGTCGGCTCGACCGGCCTGGCCACCGGCCCGCACCTGCACTACGAATTCCGCGTCAACGGCGTGCACCGCAATCCGCTGTCTGTGACCATGCCGCCGCCGGAACCGCTGAAGGGGGCTGAACTGGTGGCCTTCCGCGCGCAGACTGCGCCGGCGCTGGCGCGTATCCAGGGCATGGAAAAGCTGATCTATGCGGAGGCCAGCCCGGCTCCGCAGGCGGCATCGGCTGAGAAGGCTACGGCTAGTGCGGCCAAGCCGGCCAAGAACGGGCGCGGTTGA
- a CDS encoding anhydro-N-acetylmuramic acid kinase: protein MTAIDPALPLYLGLMSGTSADGIDAALVQFPAEGGCRFLHGHTHPWEPGLRAELIALGEGGSVDSLDTLGRIDAQIGLTFAAAANALLEASGVERVQVRAIGSHGQTVRHRPLASPAFTLQLGDANRIAEGTGITTVADFRRRDVAAGGQGAPLMPAFHLAMLGHSDEDRAILNLGGIANLTLIPRGGTPRGFDTGPANALMDAWCQRYRGVPFDADGAFAASGQVDEALLAQWLAEPWFALPPPKSTGREQFHLTWAEAALAGRTLAAADVQATLLELTAATVAGALLAHLPDTRRVLVCGGGVRNPQLLQRLSARLPGVVVESSAVHGLDPDYMEAMGFAWLAQRTLDGLAGNLPSVTGAEGPRILGAIHPA, encoded by the coding sequence ATGACTGCCATTGACCCTGCCCTTCCCCTCTACCTGGGCCTGATGTCGGGCACCAGCGCCGATGGCATCGATGCCGCGCTGGTGCAGTTCCCTGCTGAAGGCGGATGCCGCTTCTTGCACGGGCACACGCACCCGTGGGAACCGGGGTTGCGCGCGGAGCTGATCGCGCTGGGCGAAGGCGGCAGCGTGGACTCGCTGGATACCCTGGGCCGCATCGACGCCCAGATTGGCCTGACCTTTGCCGCCGCCGCCAATGCACTGCTGGAGGCCAGCGGCGTGGAGCGCGTGCAGGTGCGGGCGATCGGCTCGCACGGGCAGACAGTCCGCCACCGGCCGCTGGCCTCCCCAGCCTTCACCCTGCAGCTGGGCGATGCCAACCGGATCGCCGAGGGGACCGGCATCACGACCGTGGCCGACTTCCGCCGCCGCGACGTGGCCGCCGGTGGCCAGGGCGCGCCGCTGATGCCGGCGTTCCATCTGGCCATGCTGGGCCACAGCGACGAGGACCGCGCGATCCTCAACCTGGGCGGCATTGCCAACCTGACCCTGATTCCGCGTGGCGGCACGCCGCGCGGCTTCGACACCGGCCCGGCCAACGCGCTGATGGATGCGTGGTGCCAGCGCTACCGGGGCGTGCCGTTCGATGCGGACGGGGCCTTCGCGGCCAGCGGCCAGGTCGATGAGGCGCTGCTGGCGCAGTGGCTGGCGGAGCCGTGGTTCGCCCTGCCCCCGCCGAAAAGCACCGGGCGCGAGCAGTTCCATCTGACGTGGGCGGAGGCCGCGTTGGCAGGAAGGACGCTGGCGGCTGCCGACGTGCAGGCGACCCTGCTGGAACTGACTGCTGCCACCGTGGCCGGCGCCCTGCTGGCGCATCTGCCGGACACGCGCCGGGTGCTGGTCTGCGGCGGTGGCGTGCGTAATCCGCAGCTGCTGCAGCGGCTCAGCGCGCGGCTGCCGGGCGTGGTGGTGGAGTCCAGCGCGGTGCACGGGCTGGATCCGGACTACATGGAAGCAATGGGCTTTGCCTGGCTGGCACAGCGCACCCTGGACGGGTTGGCGGGCAACCTGCCGAGCGTGACCGGGGCCGAGGGGCCGCGGATTCTGGGCGCGATCCATCCGGCCTAG
- a CDS encoding exodeoxyribonuclease III codes for MRIISFNANGIRSAASKGFLDWFRAQNADVLCIQETKAQEDQLADPMFRPDGHHCFYRDAITKKGYSGVAIYSKKEPDQVITSLGWAPFDDEGRYIEARYGSLSVVSFYIPSGSSGDLRQGFKYEVMEWLRPILAQWLASGRDYVLCGDWNIVRSALDIKNWKSNQKNSGCLPPERDWLNGQCVDTDQAMDIAAGQGWTDAYRLLHPQGEDYTWWSNRGAARANNVGWRIDYQFVSPGLRERLRSCSIYRDERFSDHAPFTVDYTP; via the coding sequence ATGCGCATCATCAGTTTCAACGCCAATGGCATCCGCTCCGCCGCCAGCAAGGGGTTCCTTGACTGGTTCCGCGCCCAGAATGCCGACGTGCTGTGCATCCAGGAAACCAAGGCCCAGGAAGACCAGCTGGCCGACCCCATGTTCCGCCCGGACGGTCACCACTGCTTCTACCGCGACGCCATCACCAAGAAGGGCTACAGCGGCGTGGCCATCTACAGCAAAAAGGAGCCCGACCAGGTCATCACCTCGCTGGGCTGGGCTCCGTTCGACGACGAAGGCCGCTACATCGAGGCCCGTTACGGCAGCCTCAGCGTGGTCTCGTTCTACATTCCCTCCGGCAGCTCCGGCGACCTGCGCCAGGGCTTCAAGTACGAGGTGATGGAATGGCTGCGGCCGATCCTGGCGCAGTGGCTGGCCAGCGGCCGCGACTACGTGCTGTGCGGCGACTGGAACATCGTGCGTTCGGCGCTGGACATCAAGAACTGGAAGTCCAACCAGAAGAACTCCGGCTGCCTGCCGCCCGAGCGCGACTGGCTCAACGGCCAGTGCGTGGACACCGACCAGGCCATGGACATCGCCGCCGGCCAAGGCTGGACCGACGCCTACCGCCTGCTGCACCCGCAGGGCGAGGACTACACCTGGTGGAGCAACCGCGGCGCAGCCCGGGCCAACAATGTCGGTTGGCGCATCGACTACCAGTTCGTCAGCCCCGGTCTGCGTGAGCGCCTGCGCAGCTGCTCGATTTACCGCGACGAGCGCTTCTCCGACCATGCCCCGTTCACGGTGGACTACACCCCATGA
- a CDS encoding potassium-transporting ATPase subunit F, protein MPAWLALICGVLVLVAAAYLLYVVLAPEKF, encoded by the coding sequence CTGCCCGCCTGGCTTGCCCTGATCTGTGGCGTGCTGGTGCTGGTTGCCGCCGCTTACCTGCTGTACGTCGTGCTTGCGCCCGAAAAGTTCTGA